A window of Tursiops truncatus isolate mTurTru1 chromosome 8, mTurTru1.mat.Y, whole genome shotgun sequence contains these coding sequences:
- the SLC43A1 gene encoding large neutral amino acids transporter small subunit 3 isoform X5 codes for MLNLGFTIGSFVLSATTLPLGILMDRFGPRPMRLIGSACFAASCTLMALASWDTKVLSPLIFLALSLNGFGGICLTFSSLTLPNMFGNLRSTFMALMIGSYASSAITYPGIKLIYDAGVSFMTIMFTWSSLACLIFLNCAFNWPSEAFPSPEEVNYKEKIKLRGLALDHKVTGDRFYTYVTTVGQRLSQKAPSLEEGADIFISSQDVRDISEKSAEKSVPLRKSLCSPIFLWSLLTMGMTQLRIIFYMAAMNKMLEYIVTGGQEHETDDLKQRVTETVEFYSSVFGAMQLSCLLTCPLIGYIMDWRIKDCVDTPTARDGVATKSVRPRYRKIQKLSNAINAFTLTNLLLVGFGITCLIDSLHLQFLTFVLHTMVRGFYHSACGGLYAAVYPSNHFGTLTGLQSLISAVFALLQQLLFMAMVGPLKGEPFWVNLGLLLFSLLGFLLPCYLFYYRTRLQREYITHWEGPLKVLGSPEVTA; via the exons ATGCTCAACCTGGGCTTCACCATCGGCTCCTTCGTGCTCAGCGCCACCACCCTGCCGCTGGGGATCCTCATGGACCGCTTCGGGCCCCGGCCCATGCGGCTGATTGGCAG CGCCTGCTTCGCTGCATCCTGCACCCTCATGGCCCTGGCCTCTTGGGACACCAAAG TTCTGTCTCCGTTGATATTCCTGGCCCTGTCCCTGAATGGTTTTGGTGGCATCTGCCTAACATTCTCTTCACTCACA CTGCCCAACATGTTTGGGAACCTGCGCTCCACTTTCATGGCCCTCATGATCGGCTCCTATGCCTCTTCTGCCATCACGTACCCGGGAATCAAG CTGATCTATGATGCCGGCGTGTCCTTCATGACCATCATGTTTACCTGGTCAAGCCTGGCCTGCCTCATCTTTCTGAACTGTGCCTTCAACTGGCCGAGTGAAGCCTTTCCCTCGCCGGAGGAAGTCAACTACAA GGAGAAGATCAAGCTCAGAGGGCTGGCCCTGGATCACAAGGTGACAGGTGACCGCTTCTACACCTATGTGACCACTGTGGGCCAGCGGCTGAGCCAGAAGGCCCccagcctggaggagggggcagacATCTTCATCTCGTCCCAGGACGTTCGTGACATCTCAGAAAAGTCTGCTGAGA AGTCTGTGCCCTTGCGCAAGAGCCTCTGCTCCCCCATCTTCCTGTGGAGCCTCCTCACCATGGGCATGACCCAGCTGCGGATCATTTTCTACATGGCCGCGATGAACAAGATGCTGGAGTACATCGTGACTGGCGGCCAGGAGCATG aGACGGACGACCTGAAACAAAGGGTGACAGAGACAG TTGAGTTCTACTCGTCCGTCTTTGGGGCCATGCAGCTGTCGTGCCTTCTCACCTGCCCTCTCATTGGCTACATCATGGACTGGCGGATCAAGGACTGCGTGGACACCCCCACTGCTAG GGACGGCGTGGCCACCAAGTCCGTCAGACCACGCTACCGCAAGATCCAAAAGCTGTCCAATGCCATCAACGCCTTCACTCTGACCAACCTTCTGCTCGTGGGTTTCGGCATCACGTGCCTCATCGACAGCTTACACCTCCAG tttttgACCTTTGTCCTGCACACCATGGTCCGAGGCTTCTACCACTCGGCCTGTGGAGGCCTCTACGCGGCAGT GTACCCGTCCAACCACTTCGGGACACTGACGGGCCTGCAGTCCCTCATCAGTGCTGTGTTTGCCCTGCTCCAGCAGCTGCTTTTCATGGCCATGGTGGGACCCTTGAAAGGAGAGCCCTTCTGG GTGAATCTGGGCCTCCTGCTGTTCTCACTGCTGGGATTCCTGCTACCTTGCTACCTCTTCTACTATCGCACCCGGCTCCAGAGGGAGTACATCACCCACTGGGAGGGCCCCCTGAAGGTGCTTGGCAGCCCTGAGGTGACTGCCTAG
- the SLC43A1 gene encoding large neutral amino acids transporter small subunit 3 isoform X2, whose protein sequence is MAPTLEEAYRRRWWMACTAVLENLFFSAVLLGWSSLLIMLKNEGFYSSMCSAVNTTNTSQEEQHPWLSCNQQEEMLNLGFTIGSFVLSATTLPLGILMDRFGPRPMRLIGSACFAASCTLMALASWDTKVLSPLIFLALSLNGFGGICLTFSSLTLPNMFGNLRSTFMALMIGSYASSAITYPGIKLIYDAGVSFMTIMFTWSSLACLIFLNCAFNWPSEAFPSPEEVNYKEKIKLRGLALDHKVTGDRFYTYVTTVGQRLSQKAPSLEEGADIFISSQDVRDISEKSAEKSVPLRKSLCSPIFLWSLLTMGMTQLRIIFYMAAMNKMLEYIVTGGQEHETDDLKQRVTETVEFYSSVFGAMQLSCLLTCPLIGYIMDWRIKDCVDTPTARDGVATKSVRPRYRKIQKLSNAINAFTLTNLLLVGFGITCLIDSLHLQFLTFVLHTMVRGFYHSACGGLYAAVYPSNHFGTLTGLQSLISAVFALLQQLLFMAMVGPLKGEPFWVNLGLLLFSLLGFLLPCYLFYYRTRLQREYITHWEGPLKVLGSPEVTA, encoded by the exons ctGTGAACACCACCAACACCAGCCAGGAAGAGCAGCACCCGTGGCTGAGCTGTAACCAGCAGGAAGAGATGCTCAACCTGGGCTTCACCATCGGCTCCTTCGTGCTCAGCGCCACCACCCTGCCGCTGGGGATCCTCATGGACCGCTTCGGGCCCCGGCCCATGCGGCTGATTGGCAG CGCCTGCTTCGCTGCATCCTGCACCCTCATGGCCCTGGCCTCTTGGGACACCAAAG TTCTGTCTCCGTTGATATTCCTGGCCCTGTCCCTGAATGGTTTTGGTGGCATCTGCCTAACATTCTCTTCACTCACA CTGCCCAACATGTTTGGGAACCTGCGCTCCACTTTCATGGCCCTCATGATCGGCTCCTATGCCTCTTCTGCCATCACGTACCCGGGAATCAAG CTGATCTATGATGCCGGCGTGTCCTTCATGACCATCATGTTTACCTGGTCAAGCCTGGCCTGCCTCATCTTTCTGAACTGTGCCTTCAACTGGCCGAGTGAAGCCTTTCCCTCGCCGGAGGAAGTCAACTACAA GGAGAAGATCAAGCTCAGAGGGCTGGCCCTGGATCACAAGGTGACAGGTGACCGCTTCTACACCTATGTGACCACTGTGGGCCAGCGGCTGAGCCAGAAGGCCCccagcctggaggagggggcagacATCTTCATCTCGTCCCAGGACGTTCGTGACATCTCAGAAAAGTCTGCTGAGA AGTCTGTGCCCTTGCGCAAGAGCCTCTGCTCCCCCATCTTCCTGTGGAGCCTCCTCACCATGGGCATGACCCAGCTGCGGATCATTTTCTACATGGCCGCGATGAACAAGATGCTGGAGTACATCGTGACTGGCGGCCAGGAGCATG aGACGGACGACCTGAAACAAAGGGTGACAGAGACAG TTGAGTTCTACTCGTCCGTCTTTGGGGCCATGCAGCTGTCGTGCCTTCTCACCTGCCCTCTCATTGGCTACATCATGGACTGGCGGATCAAGGACTGCGTGGACACCCCCACTGCTAG GGACGGCGTGGCCACCAAGTCCGTCAGACCACGCTACCGCAAGATCCAAAAGCTGTCCAATGCCATCAACGCCTTCACTCTGACCAACCTTCTGCTCGTGGGTTTCGGCATCACGTGCCTCATCGACAGCTTACACCTCCAG tttttgACCTTTGTCCTGCACACCATGGTCCGAGGCTTCTACCACTCGGCCTGTGGAGGCCTCTACGCGGCAGT GTACCCGTCCAACCACTTCGGGACACTGACGGGCCTGCAGTCCCTCATCAGTGCTGTGTTTGCCCTGCTCCAGCAGCTGCTTTTCATGGCCATGGTGGGACCCTTGAAAGGAGAGCCCTTCTGG GTGAATCTGGGCCTCCTGCTGTTCTCACTGCTGGGATTCCTGCTACCTTGCTACCTCTTCTACTATCGCACCCGGCTCCAGAGGGAGTACATCACCCACTGGGAGGGCCCCCTGAAGGTGCTTGGCAGCCCTGAGGTGACTGCCTAG